The Impatiens glandulifera chromosome 3, dImpGla2.1, whole genome shotgun sequence genome contains a region encoding:
- the LOC124930051 gene encoding two-component response regulator EHD1-like, which translates to MWGAGNSLMGIHREGSSQFSNPYKIFTQDCHILVVDNNSEALRATSTLLESCHYQVTAVESGQHALSMLTKRKQHFDLLLTDFHLVDTDVFILLQEAFNMDIPTVFMLVEEDPVIARTAIESGVCFLLEKPTTWAAVKTLWQYAMRDKSQKSNDNVRYADYEENIAFDENGLAEPGGKKMKIGSKKKSKNDKGISIDGTWDIKKKEKTRASKKKACTAWTDELHAKFITAVNQLGEGRCYPKEILQLMNVAGLTRMQVASHLQKCRNDNWRAPESRKSHTSTVQVNVVTTDPEPNRICTRKFGSMPRLAKVSNNLPNDMSSQVSRSDTQDYVPQDQIYAPLGNNLLVNEQGNYRIHEFTNPMNQMETNYLEGNMMLTDLNPRLMETNNIVDHGIYGGHQNMLIGRDNPYAGLDENSSMFIDMNTHHSAVESSYNNVVQGMEPHGSSSHQNPMADDFFAFLPEAADTNQAYAKVFNYGATSCGYNFEPFHFGQLIP; encoded by the exons ATGTGGGGAGCTGGAAATAGTTTAATGGGTATTCATCGTGAAGGATCGTCTCAATTCTCAAATCCATATAAGATTTTTACTCAAGATTGCCATATTCTTGTGGTAGATAACAACAGCGAAGCTCTTCGTGCGACGTCTACTTTGCTCGAGTCTTGTCATTACCAAG TCACAGCAGTAGAATCCGGTCAACATGCCTTATCGATGCTAACAAAAAGAAAGCAACACTTCGATCTTTTGCTGACAGACTTCCATTTAGTCGACACCGATGTTTTCATTCTACTCCAAGAGGCATTTAACATGGACATACCAACAGTCT TCATGCTAGTTGAGGAAGATCCTGTAATAGCAAGAACAGCAATAGAAAGTGGTGTGTGTTTCCTCCTTGAGAAACCAACCACTTGGGCCGCGGTTAAAACATTGTGGCAATATGCAATGAGGGATAAATCACAAAAATCTAATGATAATGTAAGGTATGCTGATTATGAAGAAAATATAGCTTTTGATGAGAATGGATTGGCTGAGCCTGGAGgtaagaagatgaagattggATCGAAAAAGAAGAGTAAGAATGACAAAGGGATATCAATTGACGGGACTTGGgatattaaaaagaaagaaaagacgAGGGCATCTAAGAAGAAAGCTTGTACTGCATGGACCGATGAACTTCACGCCAAGTTCATTACTGCGGTCAATCAACTCGGAGAAGGAA GGTGTTACCCTAAGGAGATCCTGCAGCTAATGAATGTGGCTGGCCTAACTCGCATGCAAGTTGCGAGTCATCTCCAG AAATGTCGTAATGATAACTGGCGTGCACCTGAGTCACGAAAATCACATACAAGCACTGTTCAAGTAAATGTTGTGACTACTGATCCCGAACCAAATAGAATTTGCACCCGGAAATTTGGATCTATGCCTCGTTTGGCCAAAGTATCAAACAACCTTCCCAATGACATGTCATCTCAAGTATCTAGGTCAGATACTCAAGATTATGTACCTCAAGATCAAATCTACGCACCCTTGGGTAATAATCTATTGGTGAATGAGCAAGGAAACTATAGAATCCATGAGTTCACCAATCCCATGAATCAAATGGAGACAAACTACCTTGAAGGAAACATGATGTTAACTGACCTTAACCCTAGACTTATGGAAACCAACAATATTGTTGATCATGGAATCTATGGAGGACATCAGAACATGTTAATTGGCCGTGACAATCCCTATGCCGGTTTAGATGAAAACTCATCCATGTTCATTGATATGAATACCCATCATAGTGCTGTTGAATCTTCCTACAACAATGTTGTTCAAGGCATGGAGCCTCATGGTAGTTCCTCACATCAAAATCCTATGGCTGATGATTTCTTTGCATTCCTCCCTGAAGCTGCAGATACAAATCAAGCTTATGCCAAAGTTTTCAATTATGGTGCAACATCTTGTGGCTATAACTTCGAACCTTTCCACTTCGGCCAG CTTATTCCATAA